The window CCGGCATTGTGGCAGTGGCCACCCTAATTAGCAAAATTTTTGGTTTAGTGCGCCAGCAAGCAATTGCCGCAGCCTTCGGCGTGGGTGCTGCTGTTGATGCCTATAACTACGCATACGTCATTCCTGGCTTTTTATTCGTGTTGTTGGGTGGGATTAACGGGCCATTTCACAGCGCCATTGTCAGTGTTTTGGCCAAGCGGAAGCAGGAAGAATCAGCGGCATTGGTGGAGACGATCACCACGCTGGTGGGTGGGGTGCTTTTGCTGGTGACAGTTGGTTTAGTGATTTTCGCCGGCCCTCTTATTAACGTCGTGGCACCCGGCTTAAACGTAACGGCGGCAGAGGCAGCAACGCGTGGGATCAATTCAGAACAATTCCAAACCATTCTTCAAACGAGAGAGATCGCCATCCAGCAATTCCGGATCATGGCCCCGATGGCTTTACTAGCCGGCTTGATTGGCATTGGTTTTGGCACCCTGAATGCAGCGGATCAATATTGGCTGCCGTCGATCAGTCCTTTGTTTTCCAGCGTCACCGTCATTGGTGGATTAGGACTGCTGGCTTTACAGTTAGGCAATAAAATTACACTGCCGCAGTACGCCCTCACCGGCGGACTCGTGCTTGCCTTCGGAACCGTGGCTGGAGCGATTTTACAATGGCTGGTGCAACTTGCCGCCCAGTGGCGAGCCGGCATGGGGACATTGCGCCTGCGGTTTGATTTTAAACAGCCTGGGGTGCGGGATGTGATGAATATTTTAGGGCCGGCCACCTTTTCCTCTGGGATGCTGCAAATCAACGTTTACACCGATTTGTGGTTTGCCTCCTTTATCCCCCAAGCGGCGGCTGCCTTGGGATATGCCGGCCTTTTAGTGCAAACACCCCTCGGTATTATTTCCAATGTGCTGTTGGTGCCAATGCTGCCGATGTTTTCTCGGCTAGCCGATCCCGCCGATTGGCCAGAGTTAAAGGTGCGAATCCGTCAGGGTTTAATCCTCACCGGCATCACCATGCTACCGCTCAGCGCCCTAATGGTCACCCTCGCAGTGCCCATCGTGCGCGTTGTTTACGAACGCGGTGCTTTCAATGCAGATGCTTCTAAATTCGTTGCGCCGGTGCTCATCGCCTACAGCATCGGGATGTTTGTCTATTTGGGACGCGATGTCGTGGTGCGGGTGTTTTATGCTTTGGGCGATGGAGAAACGCCGTTTCGAGTCAGTGTGGCGAATATCCTGCTCAATGTCGTGCTCGATTACATCATGGTTGAGGCATTTGGCGCACCGGGTTTGGTGTTAGCCACCGTTGGGGTCAACCTTGTCTCTATGGTGGTGCTATTGGTGCTGCTTGATCGCAAACTGCATGGTTTATCCTGGCAAGAGTGGTGTGGGCCAATTTTTGCACTCACTGGTTTGAGTGTCCTTGCCGGCGCTGCCTGCTGGGGAACGCTTTGGCTGTCTCAGAAGGCTTTAGGAAGTGAGGGTTTGTTGGTGCAACTGCTGCAACTCTGTCTTGCCGGTGGGGTGGGATTAGCAATTTTTGGTGTATTGGCTATCCAGTTGAAGTTACCAGAGCTGGATATTTTTGTCTCCCGCTTGCGGCAGCGTTTTGGCAAAAAATCTTGAGTTGCCCTGGGGTGCGTGATAGCCTGTTTCTAAAGAAATGTAAAAGTGAGCAACCAAAGCCAAACTTTTGAGTCAAGCTGAAGTCAGCGTTCAGCCTCACAAAGATGTCTCGTAAAACCTATCCGGGCAACTTAACTGACATTGAGTGGAAGTTTATCGAACCCTTGCTGCCAGAGAAACCGGTCATTGGTCATCCCAGACAAGTCGATTTAAGAGAAATTCTTAACGCCATTTTTTATCTTCAGCGAGAAGGCATTCCTTGGCGAGGATTGCCGGGTGATTTCCCGCCTTGGCAAACGGTCTATAACTACTTACGCTATTGGCAAAGACTCGGTGTTTGGCAACAAATTCATGACCAATTGAGAACACAAGTTCGGCAAGCTGTCGGGAAAACAGCGCCAGCCAGTGCCTCTGTTCTCGATTCCCAATCCGTCAAAACGCCGGAAAAAAGGGGGAACTCTGCGGTTATGTTCGCCTTTGGCGAGGCGAAGCCTTAGCAGCTAAAAAGGTCAAAGGACGCAAGCGGGTTGCCCTTGTCGATAGACTCGCACTCTTAATCGGGGTCGTTGTCTTGGAAGCGGGTTGTGCTGAGCGATTAGCAGGAGCAAGCGTTGTTCTCGAAGCCTGTGAGTTCGGCACACAAGACTTCAGTGTCATCTGGGTAGATCAGGGATTTAGTGGAGCGAATTTTGCCCGAGTGGTGAAACAATTAACAGGGGCGTCGGTTGAAGTGAAACGCCCGTCAAAGCGCTGGATTTGAGATTTTACCCAAGCGTTGGATTGTTGAACGAACCTTTGCTTGCTGGAATTACTATCGACGTTTAAGTAAAGACTATGAAGTGTTACCAGAGATGAGTCAAGCCATGATTCATGGAGCAATGATTCATTTGATGTTACGTCATTTAGGAAAATCACTTCAGCCAACTTAACAATTGTTTAGAAACATGCTCTAAGACAGGGGTGATTTTGTACGTGGGCAAAACCATTGCTCGTAACCAGCGCCAGCGAGGTCGTCACGCTGCGAAAAATTACGCACGGCGTTATAAGGTTTCTAGTTGCTCTCAAGCAAAATCGTAACCGAATCGAATGTTGTCTTTCTCAATGCCGTCGAGTACAACTTGGAGTCCACCCATACGAATCATCCACTCAAAACGATAGTTGCGGTACTCGCGTTTAAGTAGAGCCTGCTCCGCGAAAGCACGTTTATAAACCTTTACAAACAGTTGAAATTCCCTCTCGTTCTATCTGGAGCCTTTGTCTAGCCTTGGTTTAAAGCGTCGTAATACTCAGCCCTAAAAGAAAATTTTAGTATTGCCAGCGTATTGCTATTGACATTCCCCTATGGGTAGAGGTTAGACTCATTGCGAACATTACAAGCATGATAATTCGACTTTCATCTCACACCCCATACTCAAACACATTTCATATTAAGGAGTAACAGTTATTGAGTTGGTCAAAAGTCGATAAACCCGACATGGCCTGGTTTATCGACTTTTCCCAAGTAAGCTGAACTCATGTGCATCCTACAAGCTTTTGGTTCACCTTCCTTATGCCTGGGAGGTGGAAGCGTGAGAACACAGGCTTTTTGCGGTAAGTGTGGGGGAGCATCCCATAAAAAACAGATTCCCATTGTAGGACAGGTCATACACTCTGTTTAGTTGATGGTACTCATTCGATATTGTCTGCTTGGGTAGAGTTTCTGCAGGAATTGGGATGCAACTGGGATTCGAGAAGGGACAGTTTTTCAATAGTTTTATTTGGCCTCAATTGTGTTGACTACCAGTGATTGATTTATGTCAGATTTTCAAACACTTAGTGCATCAAGCCGGCGGGGAAGTTCAGAAGAATTAGGGAAAGGGTTTTGGCAGCAATGGCAGCAGTATGGAGATTATCTTTACCGTTGCTGCATTAAGTGGATGGGGGGGAACCCGACTGATGCTGAAGATGCCCTGAGTCGGGCGATGCTTAAAGCTTGGGAAAAGGTGCAAAAGTACGCAGCGGGGGAAATTTCTAATTTAAAGGCATGGCTGACGACGCTGACTCGCAATCTGTGCGTGGACATTTATCGTGAACGCAGTCGGGGGGCGAATCGAGTTGAGGATATAGAAGGTTACGCTTTTAGTGAGGAGCAAGGACTGGTACGGAGTGAGGCTACGCCTTATTGTGCAATGGAAACTGGCGAAAAAAGGATTGTGATTCGTCGTGCCATTGATAATTTACCAATAAGGTTGCGCGAGACGTTTATCATGCACTTTTATAAGGAATTGTCTTATCCAGAAATAGCCCAACGGCAAGAGATTTCCTACCAGAATGTCTGCAAGCGCATCTCCCAGGCGCGGGAAATTCTGCGAGAGCAGTTGAGGGGATATTTTATCGGAGAGGAAGGGACTAATACGGAATTATCGGTTCCAACGACTGGGGAAATAGCCAAGGTTTATGCGGGAGTTGAACCGATCACAGGCGAGACGGTGACGTTATCTGTTGCGGTGGGGGAAGTAGAGAGTGCTGTGGGAGAGGAATCGATTGACGTAGCGCGATTAGGCTTCGCCTGCTGCCCTTGGCAATCGGTGCAGCACAGAAAGTCGGTGAGAGTTGCTGCAACAACTGAAGGGAAGTTAGAAGTCAAGAGTGATGGTTATCGGTGCGTTGAGGTAGCGCTGTGTGAATTGCCGCATACAGCTATTTTGGCTTTGGCACAATTTGATGAAGAACCTGGATGTTGGGGGAATTCTTGTCTGCCGGTGCAGAGGATGCAACAACAGCCTCTTGTGGGGAAAGGATGGGGAGAATTTTTGCGCTCATCCCGCTCTCCTCCTTTGTATCGTTTTCCTTATTTTCAGCCCTTTGTCAAAAATCTGTCGGGAATGAAGATAATGGTTCATTTATTTAGAGTTATTCGAGTTTAGATTGTGGATGAGAAAATTCACAATTAAGCATTAAAAACGTCTGTTTAAATAGATGCTTCAAAAACTAACCAGCCACAGAATAGAAGCCAATGTACGAATTTTCTCTCCCTAAATTTAGACGGCAGCTTGTTGAAGATCGTCGCTTAGACGGCTATTGGATAGAAGCATTCAACATTGATAGCGATTCTAAGCCGGATATCGTCGGATATGGACTCGGTCAAGGTGAAGTAAGTTGGTATCGAAACAATGATTGGAAAAAGACATTAATCGCCAGATATTTTGGTCCTGTTGGTATGCATCATGTAGATATCAACGGTGATGGTCGCAATGATATCGTCATTTGTTACCAATACGGTCAGACTATGGTAAATTGCGATCCCGAAGGAGGCAAAATTGAATGGCTTGAAAATCCAGGTAATTCCGAGCCGTATTGGAAAAATCATTATATTGGCAGAGCCACTTCAATGCACCGTCTGAAGGTAGGCTATTTTACCCAAAAAACAAAACTGCAAGTTCTTGCCCTACCGATTGTTGGGAAACCAAATGATGTTCACTCTATTACACCCATAGTGCTATTTACTCAGCCTGACGATCTTTATGGAGCAAAAGAGTGGAAAGAGGAAATTCTTAAAATATATGACAAGAACTACTACGAGACGCACAATAAAAAACCAAATCCCGAAAGTGATGCTGGTTTGCTCTACTTCCACGTCATTCATGGCGTATCTGTGAAGAAGTATAGAAACAAGTCAGGCTCGAATCTTGATTCTGCACTGATTGCTTCTGAAGAAGGGATTACATTGATCTATTTCAGTCCAGAAGATGGCGTATGGTATGGGAAAGCGATTGGCCAGGGTGAAATAACTCAAATAAATAAAACAGGTTTTAAAGGTAGTGGTGATGTAGACGCAGGTAAGGTAGGAGATGATGATTTTGCCTATATTGCCGCCGTCGAACCATTTCATGGCAATACAGTAGTTGTTTACTGCAAGGATAAGGAGAGTAATTCTTCTCTAACTAATTGCGGTTGGAAAAGAGTTGTATTAGATATTTATGGCGATCCTAATGCAATTGGAGAAGGGCCAGGACATTTTGTAGTTTGTGCAGATTTTGATCAAGATGGCGATGATGAGTTTCTGGTTGCTTTGAGAGGGCCAATGCCCTGGCAAGGCGTGTTTTACTACAAGGCTATCGATGTGAAAAATGGCGTGTTTGCTAAATGGCGTGTTTCTGAAGATTCGGCTGCTAGAATCGCTGTTGCAGATTTCGATGGTGATGGCAGATTAGATTTTGCCACTATCGGCTATTCGGTAGGTGGATATTATTGTGCAGAAAATCCATCCATTGTTGTTTACTACAACGACTTTGCCAAAAAGTAGAGGAGTTTGAAGCTGTGCGATCGCTTCAATTACATTTCCAACAATTAGTCATTTCAATTAACCTCAAAAACTGATGGAAGCCAACAAAGTCAAACGACTTAACTTTTCTGGTGCTTACATAGATGCGAAGTACGTGGAAAACGTCGAAAACTATCCCATCAAAAACCGTACTATCGTCATCAATCCTGAAGCTTCGGATGCCCACCTCAACGAAACTCCTGCCAGCGTTATTCCTGCTTTTTCATCCACTATTCTGAACGATACCATCATCCACAAAGCAGAATCCTTACTTTTGCTTGAGGTGGTTGAAACCAGGAACATTGGCAAGATCGTCTTTGATCCGAACTGGGATTTATTAGGTAATCTGATTGATGGTTTTCCCAAAGATGTACCACTGTGGCGTTCTCCCAAGGATGATGCGGGAATCGTAGAACTCGATCCGTATTTGATGACCAAACAATCGAGTACGCCCCAGCAAAAAGAAAGGTTTACTGTCAAGGTTAACTTATGGTTTGCTCCTTCTAATTCTGATTGTGCCATCCATAACCAGCATGACTTTATCGAGATTCATACCCAAATCTTTGGTCAGGGAAGAATGCAGAAATTTAAAGTTAAAGCATTTGACTCTCTCTACGAAGATATGTTAATGAGTCCGGGGTATACCACATCTGTCCCATTTTGTGAGGTACAGGAAAATCAAAAATATGTCTATCCTTGGCATCAATACTATGCCGATACAGACTGTATTTGGTTAGCGATCGAATATTACCCTACTAAAGCTAGCTAATCAGTGCTGAAAAATTGAGGCATTCGATTCTCGTCCTTATTTCCATCTCAATTTTTAGAGATAGCCCTTCTATTTCTTGATGTTGAGTGCGTAAATATATGCGTTTGTATTTTGTTGAAGTTGCTTTTTAAGACTTAATCCAGGAGATTCTGATGTCTGATTCCATTTCAATTTCCAACTCCCACTCCTACAGATTTGTCAAGGTTGAAGAATACTTTGCTGATTACAAAAAATGGCACAAACTCGAAAAGGCTGTTTCTGCATCATTCGATCAAGAGAACAAGACATTAATTATCGAGTTCGACAATATTGATGGAGAAGCGGGGAAACGCTGCTCTATGCTCCTCCAGTTCCTGCAAAAAGATATTTTCAGGGTTCGCTTTAATCCTTTAAAAACTGCAGATGATTACACTTCTAAAAACACCCGTTCTGTCGTTCAGGATACCTTTGAAGATTTAAGAACAATTTTGGAAAGTCAAGAACCCTTCTTCATAGAGAAAAACGAACTTGAATATGAAGATAGGATCGAGCTAGTCACAAAGTCTGAAGATGAAAATTATAAGGAGAATGGAATAATCTGGCTGGAAATGAAGGTAGTTATTACTTACAATCCCTTCAAAATTCAAGTCTTCAACTACACTAACAAGTATAATCCTGGCAAGCAAGAAGCCTTCAAAGTTTGGGAAACTGCAGAACCAGGAATTTACTACACTTTGAACGGTAACGAAAAAGAAGACTACGCTATCATTCAGGCGATTAAAAAGCCAGCAACGGCTAAATATATTGGATTTGGGGAACAAGGCGGAAAATCTCTGTGTAAAAATACGGCGCAAGTCAATTATTTCAACTTTGACAATATGCGCTATCGCCAAGTCTATAATGTCGGACCTTTGGATGGGCGAGAACCCCTTTATCACTCCGATCCCTTCTTCCTTGAATTTAACGGCGTTC of the Microcoleus sp. FACHB-68 genome contains:
- the murJ gene encoding murein biosynthesis integral membrane protein MurJ; the encoded protein is MSDIKKPARSLAGIAGIVAVATLISKIFGLVRQQAIAAAFGVGAAVDAYNYAYVIPGFLFVLLGGINGPFHSAIVSVLAKRKQEESAALVETITTLVGGVLLLVTVGLVIFAGPLINVVAPGLNVTAAEAATRGINSEQFQTILQTREIAIQQFRIMAPMALLAGLIGIGFGTLNAADQYWLPSISPLFSSVTVIGGLGLLALQLGNKITLPQYALTGGLVLAFGTVAGAILQWLVQLAAQWRAGMGTLRLRFDFKQPGVRDVMNILGPATFSSGMLQINVYTDLWFASFIPQAAAALGYAGLLVQTPLGIISNVLLVPMLPMFSRLADPADWPELKVRIRQGLILTGITMLPLSALMVTLAVPIVRVVYERGAFNADASKFVAPVLIAYSIGMFVYLGRDVVVRVFYALGDGETPFRVSVANILLNVVLDYIMVEAFGAPGLVLATVGVNLVSMVVLLVLLDRKLHGLSWQEWCGPIFALTGLSVLAGAACWGTLWLSQKALGSEGLLVQLLQLCLAGGVGLAIFGVLAIQLKLPELDIFVSRLRQRFGKKS
- a CDS encoding sigma-70 family RNA polymerase sigma factor, whose translation is MSDFQTLSASSRRGSSEELGKGFWQQWQQYGDYLYRCCIKWMGGNPTDAEDALSRAMLKAWEKVQKYAAGEISNLKAWLTTLTRNLCVDIYRERSRGANRVEDIEGYAFSEEQGLVRSEATPYCAMETGEKRIVIRRAIDNLPIRLRETFIMHFYKELSYPEIAQRQEISYQNVCKRISQAREILREQLRGYFIGEEGTNTELSVPTTGEIAKVYAGVEPITGETVTLSVAVGEVESAVGEESIDVARLGFACCPWQSVQHRKSVRVAATTEGKLEVKSDGYRCVEVALCELPHTAILALAQFDEEPGCWGNSCLPVQRMQQQPLVGKGWGEFLRSSRSPPLYRFPYFQPFVKNLSGMKIMVHLFRVIRV
- a CDS encoding VCBS repeat-containing protein, whose amino-acid sequence is MYEFSLPKFRRQLVEDRRLDGYWIEAFNIDSDSKPDIVGYGLGQGEVSWYRNNDWKKTLIARYFGPVGMHHVDINGDGRNDIVICYQYGQTMVNCDPEGGKIEWLENPGNSEPYWKNHYIGRATSMHRLKVGYFTQKTKLQVLALPIVGKPNDVHSITPIVLFTQPDDLYGAKEWKEEILKIYDKNYYETHNKKPNPESDAGLLYFHVIHGVSVKKYRNKSGSNLDSALIASEEGITLIYFSPEDGVWYGKAIGQGEITQINKTGFKGSGDVDAGKVGDDDFAYIAAVEPFHGNTVVVYCKDKESNSSLTNCGWKRVVLDIYGDPNAIGEGPGHFVVCADFDQDGDDEFLVALRGPMPWQGVFYYKAIDVKNGVFAKWRVSEDSAARIAVADFDGDGRLDFATIGYSVGGYYCAENPSIVVYYNDFAKK